A stretch of Usitatibacter palustris DNA encodes these proteins:
- a CDS encoding carbohydrate ABC transporter permease, with protein sequence MQKFFNNRNVLGLLFMLPAGVLLLIFLTYPLGLGTWLGFTDAKLGREGVWVGLENFKYLIGDSVARLSLFNTLFYTVVASVAKFVFGLWLAVLLNRHLPFKSFFRAIVLLPFIVPTALSAIAFWWLYDAQFSVISWSLMKLGLIDRYIDFLGDPWNARFSAVAANIWRGVPFVAICLLAGLQTISPSLYEAAALDGATPWQRFRFVTLPLLTPIIAVVMTFSVLFTFTDFQLIYVLTRGGPLNATHLMATLSFQRAISGGSLGEGAALATLMVPFLLAAILFSYFGLQRRAWQQGGKD encoded by the coding sequence ATGCAGAAGTTCTTCAACAACCGGAACGTCCTCGGGCTGCTGTTCATGCTACCCGCGGGCGTTCTGTTGTTGATTTTCCTGACTTACCCGCTGGGCCTGGGCACGTGGCTGGGCTTCACGGATGCGAAGCTCGGGCGCGAAGGGGTCTGGGTCGGCCTCGAGAACTTCAAGTACCTCATCGGCGACAGCGTGGCGCGCCTCTCGCTCTTCAACACGCTTTTCTACACGGTGGTCGCGAGTGTCGCGAAGTTCGTCTTCGGCCTGTGGCTCGCGGTCCTGCTCAACCGGCACCTGCCGTTCAAGTCGTTCTTTCGCGCCATCGTGCTGCTTCCCTTCATCGTCCCGACCGCGCTCTCGGCGATCGCGTTCTGGTGGCTCTATGACGCCCAGTTCTCGGTGATCAGCTGGTCGCTCATGAAGCTGGGCCTCATCGATCGCTATATCGATTTCCTCGGCGACCCCTGGAATGCGCGCTTCTCGGCGGTGGCCGCCAACATCTGGCGCGGCGTGCCGTTCGTGGCGATCTGCCTGCTGGCCGGCCTGCAGACGATCTCGCCGTCGCTCTACGAAGCCGCGGCCCTCGATGGCGCGACACCGTGGCAGCGCTTCCGCTTCGTGACGCTGCCCCTGCTCACGCCGATCATCGCCGTGGTGATGACGTTCTCGGTGCTCTTCACCTTCACCGACTTCCAGCTGATCTACGTGCTCACGCGCGGCGGTCCGCTCAATGCCACGCACCTCATGGCGACCCTGTCGTTCCAGCGCGCGATTTCCGGCGGATCGCTGGGCGAGGGCGCCGCGCTCGCGACACTGATGGTCCCGTTCCTGCTCGCCGCGATCCTCTTCAGCTACTTCGGATTGCAGCGCCGCGCCTGGCAGCAGGGAGGAAAGGACTAG
- a CDS encoding carbohydrate ABC transporter permease, giving the protein MKDQPSTEGMQFLESIPRRVITLYIPLAIFLFVLLFPFYWMVVTSFKPNAELLSREGNPFWVMAPTIAHFKKLIFDTPYPEWMLNTVIVSVVATFTSLAASVFAAYAIERLRFKGSKATGLAIFLAYLVPPSILFIPLAAIVFKLGLFDTRWALILTYPTFLIPFCTWLLMGYFRSIPYELEECALIDGATRWQILVKIILPLAVPGLISAGIFAFTLSWNEFIYALTFVSSSEVKTVPVGVITELVEGDVYHWGALMAGALLGSLPVAVMYSFFVEYYVSGMTGAVKE; this is encoded by the coding sequence GTGAAAGACCAACCGTCCACCGAGGGCATGCAATTCCTGGAGTCGATCCCGCGGCGCGTGATCACGCTCTACATTCCGCTCGCGATCTTCCTCTTCGTGCTGCTCTTCCCGTTCTACTGGATGGTCGTCACGTCGTTCAAGCCGAACGCGGAGCTCCTCTCGCGCGAAGGCAACCCGTTCTGGGTGATGGCGCCCACCATCGCGCACTTCAAGAAGCTCATCTTCGACACGCCATATCCGGAGTGGATGCTCAACACGGTGATCGTGTCGGTGGTGGCGACATTCACCTCGCTTGCGGCGAGCGTGTTCGCGGCCTATGCGATCGAGCGGCTGCGTTTCAAGGGGTCGAAGGCGACGGGCCTGGCGATCTTCCTCGCCTACCTCGTGCCGCCGTCGATCCTCTTCATTCCGCTCGCGGCGATCGTCTTCAAGCTGGGGCTCTTCGACACGCGCTGGGCGCTGATCCTCACGTATCCCACGTTCCTCATCCCGTTCTGCACGTGGCTGCTGATGGGGTACTTCCGCTCGATTCCCTACGAGCTGGAGGAGTGCGCGCTGATCGATGGCGCGACCCGCTGGCAGATCCTCGTGAAGATCATCCTGCCGCTGGCCGTGCCCGGGCTCATCTCGGCGGGCATCTTCGCCTTCACGCTCTCGTGGAACGAGTTCATCTATGCGCTCACGTTCGTTTCCTCATCGGAAGTGAAGACCGTTCCCGTAGGCGTGATCACCGAGCTCGTCGAGGGCGATGTGTACCACTGGGGCGCGCTCATGGCCGGCGCGCTGCTCGGGTCGCTGCCTGTCGCGGTCATGTATTCCTTCTTCGTGGAATACTACGTTTCCGGAATGACGGGAGCGGTAAAGGAATAG
- a CDS encoding potassium channel family protein, translated as MEAQPAEVPREIPRRRFPLADRALTMMVVVIFIDIFLLSPIAESLGGNRHWADLILAVVLLLGALAIWGNLWIADFFVATTIGSIGLSLGTVLKLWPEQPDVAAVLSCVNFFILGGLIARQVFAPGEVNAHRVQGAVAVYLIAGLLFAQIFRLISISFPGAFLLLGKPAIHSEITHFLTYYSFVSLTTLGFGDITPVHPLARSFTLLAAVFGTLYPAILIGKLVSEQIMDANKP; from the coding sequence GTGGAAGCGCAGCCTGCCGAGGTGCCCCGGGAAATCCCGCGGCGCCGCTTTCCCCTGGCCGATCGGGCCCTCACGATGATGGTGGTCGTGATCTTCATCGACATCTTCCTGCTGTCGCCGATCGCCGAGTCCCTGGGCGGCAATCGTCATTGGGCCGATCTCATCCTGGCAGTCGTCCTGTTGCTGGGCGCCCTCGCGATCTGGGGCAACCTCTGGATCGCCGATTTCTTCGTGGCAACGACGATCGGGAGCATCGGACTGTCGCTGGGCACGGTGCTGAAGCTCTGGCCCGAGCAGCCGGACGTCGCAGCCGTTCTCTCGTGCGTGAACTTCTTCATCCTCGGCGGGCTGATTGCCCGCCAGGTGTTCGCCCCCGGCGAAGTCAACGCCCATCGCGTGCAGGGTGCGGTCGCCGTGTACCTCATCGCCGGCCTGCTGTTCGCCCAGATCTTCCGCCTGATCTCGATCTCGTTCCCGGGCGCCTTCCTGCTGCTGGGCAAGCCCGCGATTCACTCGGAGATCACGCACTTCCTCACCTACTACAGTTTCGTCTCGCTCACGACCTTGGGTTTTGGCGACATCACGCCGGTGCATCCGCTCGCGCGCTCCTTCACGTTGCTGGCCGCGGTGTTTGGCACGCTCTATCCCGCGATCCTGATCGGCAAGCTGGTCTCGGAGCAGATCATGGATGCGAACAAGCCCTGA
- the murQ gene encoding N-acetylmuramic acid 6-phosphate etherase codes for MTSLPVDPRTTEQPNPRSAAIDLASPLEIVDIMQSEDATVAAAVATQREAIARAIDFAERALRAGGRLVYLGAGTSGRLGVLDAAECPPTFGTDPAVVQAIIAGGAAALLQAQEGVEDDAQAAVSDIAARNVGPNDFVVGIAASGTTPFVHAGLAEAKRRGAATALVACTSLSLASDDVVDVPIVVVTGPEVLTGSTRLKAGTATKMVLNIISTGVMIRLGKTFGNLMVDLRATNAKLRDRTERILMEICSVDRPVARDLLKSAGGRLKVAIVMGKLSVGLEEAERALEAAGGNVRRVTSTR; via the coding sequence ATGACCTCACTGCCCGTCGATCCGCGTACCACCGAACAGCCCAATCCGCGCAGCGCGGCGATCGATCTCGCCTCGCCGCTCGAGATCGTCGACATCATGCAATCGGAGGACGCGACGGTCGCGGCGGCGGTGGCCACGCAACGCGAGGCGATCGCGCGCGCGATCGACTTCGCCGAGCGGGCGCTGCGCGCGGGGGGCCGCCTGGTCTACCTGGGTGCGGGAACGTCAGGCCGCCTCGGGGTGCTCGACGCGGCGGAATGCCCGCCCACGTTCGGGACCGATCCCGCGGTGGTCCAGGCGATCATCGCTGGCGGCGCAGCGGCGCTGCTGCAGGCACAAGAGGGTGTCGAGGACGATGCGCAAGCCGCTGTATCGGACATCGCGGCGCGCAACGTGGGACCGAATGATTTCGTAGTGGGCATCGCCGCCTCGGGGACCACGCCGTTCGTGCATGCCGGCCTCGCGGAGGCCAAGCGGCGCGGCGCGGCCACGGCGCTCGTCGCCTGTACCTCGCTCTCCCTGGCGAGTGACGATGTGGTGGACGTGCCCATCGTCGTGGTGACCGGGCCCGAGGTACTCACCGGCTCCACTCGCCTCAAGGCCGGCACCGCCACCAAGATGGTGCTGAACATCATCTCGACCGGCGTGATGATCCGGCTCGGCAAGACGTTCGGGAATCTCATGGTGGATCTGCGCGCCACCAACGCGAAGCTGCGCGATCGCACCGAGCGCATCCTGATGGAGATCTGCAGCGTCGATCGCCCCGTGGCGCGCGACCTGCTGAAATCCGCGGGTGGCCGCCTCAAGGTCGCGATCGTGATGGGCAAGCTGAGCGTCGGGCTGGAAGAGGCGGAGCGCGCGCTCGAGGCGGCCGGCGGCAACGTGCGGCGGGTGACGAGTACTCGCTAG
- a CDS encoding phospholipase D family protein, giving the protein MPHKTPEAGNATTGYPQKLLKWSLTPLIVLLSACTSLPPRPDLPPETALPTGDGVLDRLAAPAEARNPGKSAFRLVVDGREAFALRAHSARAAARSLDIQTYIWHEDSTGLHLAALVLEAADRGVRVRMLLDDMDARAKSAGIAALSAHPNIQVRLFNPLATRAGKVRLVAEGLRDFSRLNHRMHNKTWIADNRIALVGGRNIGDEYYGASDEKNFSDLDFAMIGPVVREISASFDRYWNSSTVYPISAVDAGSVSTEALARVRADLAPHARAAAATLHAGDAVHLLTQGEWPVEWTERYRFVADDPAKPTMAEGDENRSQVAAALRPLLAGAATEVTIISPYFVPGGATPMLAGKAKAGTSVRILTNSLVANDVAAVHGGYSRHRPALLEGGVQLWELKPHPGDRPSSSLMGSSGASLHTKALSVDRKALFVGSYNLDPRSTWLNCEQGVLVESAALANQFERIFAAHTTGARSWKVTTKDSVLTWTDGTETFDSDPQASAWRRFQAWLVRALGLDPQL; this is encoded by the coding sequence ATGCCGCACAAAACGCCCGAAGCGGGGAATGCGACGACCGGTTATCCACAGAAGTTACTTAAGTGGAGTCTGACCCCACTTATTGTCCTGCTCTCCGCGTGCACGAGCCTGCCGCCGCGCCCCGACCTTCCTCCCGAAACCGCGCTTCCCACGGGCGATGGCGTGCTCGACCGGCTCGCGGCCCCGGCGGAAGCGCGAAACCCCGGGAAGTCGGCCTTCCGCCTGGTCGTCGACGGCCGCGAAGCGTTCGCGCTGCGCGCGCATTCCGCGCGGGCCGCCGCGCGCAGCCTGGATATCCAGACCTACATCTGGCACGAGGACTCCACGGGCCTGCATCTGGCCGCACTCGTGCTCGAAGCCGCCGATCGCGGCGTGCGCGTGCGGATGCTGCTCGACGACATGGATGCGCGGGCAAAGAGCGCGGGGATCGCCGCCCTCTCGGCGCACCCGAACATCCAGGTGCGGCTCTTCAATCCGCTGGCCACGCGCGCGGGCAAGGTGCGCCTGGTCGCCGAGGGCCTGCGCGATTTCAGCCGCCTCAACCATCGCATGCACAACAAGACGTGGATCGCCGACAACCGCATCGCACTCGTCGGCGGCCGCAACATCGGCGACGAGTACTACGGGGCGAGCGACGAGAAGAATTTCTCGGACCTGGACTTCGCGATGATCGGTCCGGTCGTGCGCGAGATCTCCGCGTCCTTCGACCGCTACTGGAATTCGTCCACCGTCTATCCGATCTCCGCGGTCGACGCGGGTTCGGTGAGCACCGAAGCGCTGGCGCGCGTGCGCGCGGACCTTGCGCCCCATGCCCGCGCAGCCGCGGCCACCCTGCACGCCGGCGATGCGGTGCATCTGCTCACGCAGGGTGAATGGCCGGTCGAGTGGACAGAGCGCTATCGCTTCGTCGCCGACGATCCGGCGAAACCCACCATGGCCGAAGGCGACGAGAATCGCTCGCAGGTTGCGGCCGCGCTTCGGCCCCTCCTCGCCGGTGCCGCGACCGAGGTCACGATCATCTCTCCGTATTTCGTGCCCGGCGGCGCCACGCCGATGCTCGCGGGCAAGGCGAAGGCCGGCACGAGCGTGCGCATCCTCACCAACTCCCTCGTCGCCAACGACGTCGCGGCCGTGCACGGCGGTTACTCGCGCCACCGGCCCGCATTGCTCGAAGGCGGCGTGCAGCTCTGGGAGTTGAAGCCGCATCCGGGCGATCGCCCGTCCTCGAGCCTGATGGGCTCCTCGGGGGCGAGCCTCCACACGAAGGCACTCTCGGTCGATCGCAAGGCGCTCTTCGTGGGCAGCTACAACCTCGACCCGCGTTCGACGTGGCTCAACTGCGAGCAAGGCGTGCTCGTCGAAAGCGCGGCACTCGCAAACCAGTTCGAACGGATCTTCGCGGCGCACACGACCGGCGCGCGTTCATGGAAGGTCACGACGAAGGACAGCGTGCTCACCTGGACCGACGGCACGGAAACGTTCGATTCGGATCCGCAGGCCTCCGCCTGGCGCCGCTTCCAGGCGTGGCTCGTGCGCGCGCTGGGGCTCGACCCGCAGCTCTAG
- a CDS encoding transposase encodes MARLPRLFIDGVPSHVIVRGNNRQAIVVSEGDRIFLHRCLAEMARDGCVAIHAYVLMTNHFHLLATGNSAGAIPRMMQRLGRRYVGYFNHLHKRTGTLWQGRYKANLVESERYLLTCQRYIELNPVRAGMVRHPGEHRWSSHLHNACGVADDLVTPHPLYGELASDDVSRAAVYQDLFGTDVDPETVRKIRDSVQHGWVLGTEEYCQSLATRSSRRPARLPLGRPKAAEAAQVASGHDLSTELT; translated from the coding sequence ATGGCGAGACTTCCCAGGCTATTCATCGACGGCGTTCCGTCCCATGTGATCGTTCGCGGCAACAACCGGCAGGCGATCGTGGTGAGCGAGGGCGACCGCATCTTTCTGCATCGTTGCCTGGCGGAGATGGCGCGCGATGGCTGCGTCGCCATCCATGCCTACGTCTTGATGACCAACCACTTCCACCTCCTGGCGACCGGCAACTCCGCAGGCGCTATTCCGAGAATGATGCAGCGACTGGGCCGCCGTTACGTAGGCTACTTCAATCACCTCCATAAACGCACCGGAACGCTGTGGCAGGGACGCTACAAGGCCAACCTCGTCGAGTCCGAGCGCTACCTGCTCACATGCCAGCGCTACATCGAGCTCAATCCGGTGCGTGCTGGAATGGTCCGTCATCCCGGTGAGCATCGGTGGTCGAGCCACCTGCACAACGCGTGCGGGGTTGCCGATGATCTCGTCACACCCCACCCGCTGTATGGGGAGTTGGCATCCGACGATGTATCCCGCGCCGCCGTCTATCAGGACTTGTTCGGGACCGACGTCGACCCGGAAACCGTGAGGAAGATTCGCGATTCCGTTCAACACGGTTGGGTACTCGGGACGGAGGAGTACTGCCAAAGCCTTGCCACAAGGAGTAGCCGCCGGCCGGCGCGGTTGCCGCTCGGACGACCCAAGGCTGCCGAGGCGGCGCAAGTGGCGTCTGGGCATGACTTATCCACAGAATTAACTTAA